From one Solanum stenotomum isolate F172 chromosome 12, ASM1918654v1, whole genome shotgun sequence genomic stretch:
- the LOC125846936 gene encoding probable pectate lyase P59, translating to MASLRCNYSVIFLFSVVLFASLIPKLHANIGDFDPYLEKRAEEALQSSLAAYNENPEQLTQTFNKEVGETLFNGTRRYLREMI from the exons atgGCCTCTCTTAGATGTAATTACTCAGTTATATTTCTCTTTTCAGTTGTGTTATTTGCATCTTTAATCCCAAAATTGCATGCCAACATTGGTGACTTTGACCCTTATTTGGAAAAGAGAGCTGAAGAAGCCCTCCAGTCTTCTCTTGCTGCTTACAATGAAAATCCTGAGCAACTTACACAAACATTCAACAAGGAAGTTGGAGA AACTCTCTTTAATGGCACGAGAAGGTATCTGAGGGAGATGATATGA